Proteins from a single region of Rhinolophus sinicus isolate RSC01 linkage group LG13, ASM3656204v1, whole genome shotgun sequence:
- the GZF1 gene encoding GDNF-inducible zinc finger protein 1 has protein sequence MESGAVLLESKSSPINLLHEMHQLRLLGHLCDVTVSVEYQGVREEFMAHKAVLAATSKFFKEMFLNEKTVDGTRTNVYLNEVQVVDFASFLEFVYTAKVQVEEDRVQRMLEMAEKLKCLDLSETCFQLKKQMLESVLLELQNFSECQEAEGSSGSQGSVAPEARAGVALDSPLPNGLVDSSDPPVQRINNGVLSDMPPRKSKEKPDKKKDVVKPSYPKIRRASGRLAGRKVFVEIPKKKYTRRLREQQKNAEDDTGDYRCLQDSSPDTGGTEMEPRTKNEDCSTEVEEVLQKAGWGDEEDGKGEEGEKRKSNFKCTVCEKAFLYEKSFLKHIRHHHGMATEVVHRCDTCGQTFANRCNLKSHQRHVHSSERHFPCELCGKKFKRKKDVKRHVVQVHEGGGERHQCQQCGKGLSSKTALRLHERTHTGLKPYGCTECEAKFSQPSALKTHMRIHTGEKPFVCDECGARFTQNHMLIYHKRCHTGERPFMCETCGKSFASKEYLKHHNRIHTGSKPFKCEICFRTFAQRNSLYQHIKVHTGERPYCCDQCGKQFTQLNALQRHHRIHTGEKPFMCNACGRTFTDKSTLRRHTSIHDKNTPWKSFLVIVDGSPKNGEGHKTEQPDEEYASSKLSDKLLSFAENGHFHNLATVQDSVPTVHENSSAHIACKSDDSVVSQDALLATTISELSELTPQTDSMPTQLHSLTSME, from the exons atGGAAAGTGGTGCAGTTCTGCTTGAATCGAAATCCTCACCGATTAACCTCCTGCATGAAATGCATCAACTACGCCTTCTGGGTCACCTGTGTGATGTGACTGTCAGTGTGGAGTACCAGGGTGTCCGTGAAGAATTCATGGCCCATAAGGCGGTGCTGGCAGCCACCAGTAagttttttaaggaaatgttccTTAATGAGAAGACTGTGGATGGTACTAGGACTAACGTCTACTTAAATGAAGTGCAAGTAGTTGATTTTGCTTCATTTCTTGAGTTTGTCTATACTGCAAAGGTACAGGTGGAAGAAGATCGGGTGCAGCGAATGCTGGAAATGGCTGAAAAGCTAAAATGTTTGGACTTATCAGAAACTTGTTTTCAATTAAAGAAACAGATGTTAGAGTCGGTACTTTTGGAGTTGCAGAATTTCTCTGAGTGTCAGGAGGCGGAAGGGAGCAGTGGCTCCCAAGGCAGTGTTGCTCCTGAGGCCAGGGCAGGTGTGGCTCTGGACAGTCCTCTCCCCAATGGCCTCGTGGACTCCTCAGATCCCCCAGTGCAGAGAATCAATAATGGTGTATTGTCAGATATGCCCCCAAGGAAGTCCAAGGAGAAACCAGACAAGAAGAAAGATGTCGTTAAGCCTTCCTACCCTAAAATCAGAAGAGCTAGTGGAAGGCTGGCTGGCAGAAAGGTATTTGTGGAAATTcctaaaaagaaatacacaaggaGACTCCGGGAGCAGCAGAAAAATGCCGAGGATGACACGGGGGACTACAGGTGTCTCCAAGACTCTAGCCCAGACACTGGGGGAACAGAGATGGAGCCAAGGACCAAGAATGAGGACTGTAGTACTGAGGTGGAGGAGGTGCTACAGAAGGCAGGGTGGGGGGACGAGGAGGACGGCAAgggtgaggagggggagaagaggaagagcaaCTTTAAGTGCACTGTCTGTGAAAAGGCTTTTCTGTATGAGAAGAGCTTCCTAAAGCACATCAGGCATCACCACGGAATGGCCACTGAGGTGGTTCACCGCTGTGATACCTGTGGCCAGACCTTCGCCAACCGCTGCAACCTGAAGAGCCACCAGCGCCACGTGCACAGCAGCGAGCGCCACTTCCCATGTGAGCTCTGTGGGAAGAAATTCAAGAGGAAGAAGGATGTCAAGCGGCATGTGGTGCAGGTCCAtgaggggggtggggagcggcACCAGTGCCAGCAGTGTGGCAAGGGCCTGAGCTCCAAGACAGCCCTGCGGCTCCATGAGCGGACACACACAGGCCTCAAGCCCTATGGCTGCACCGAGTGTGAGGCCAAGTTCTCGCAGCCCTCGGCACTGAAGACCCACATGAG AATTCATACAGGGGAAAAACCTTTTGTCTGTGATGAATGTGGTGCAAGATTCACTCAGAACCACATGCTGATTTATCATAAAAGGTGTCACACAG gtGAAAGACCTTTTATGTGTGAAACGTGTGGCAAGAGTTTTGCTTCTAAGGAGTATTTAAAACATCACAATAGAATCCATACTGGATCCAAACCCTTTAAATGTGAAATTTGTTTCAGGACTTTTGCCCAGCGGAATTCACTTTATCAGCATATTAAAGTCCACACAG GGGAACGTCCCTATTGTTGTGACCAGTGTGGTAAGCAGTTCACCCAACTCAATGCTCTTCAGCGCCACCATCGGAtccacacaggagagaagccGTTCATGTGTAATGCGTGTGGACGGACATTTACAGACAAGTCCACTCTCCGGCGACATACCTCA ATACATGATAAGAATACTCCATGGAAGTCTTTCCTTGTTATTGTAGATGGCTCACCGAAGAATGGTGAAGGACACAAGACTGAACAGCCCGATGAAGAATATGCATCATCCAAACTTTCAGATAAATTGCTGTCTTTTGCAGAAAATGGCCATTTTCACAACCTGGCCACAGTCCAAGACAGCGTACCTACTGTGCATGAGAACAGTTCTGCACACATAGCCTGCAAGTCAGATGATTCTGTGGTGTCCCAGGACGCTCTGTTGGCTACCACCATCAGTGAGCTTAGCGAGCTGACTCCACAGACAGACTCGATGCCCACACAACTTCACTCTTTGACCAGCATGGAATAG